The Portunus trituberculatus isolate SZX2019 chromosome 50, ASM1759143v1, whole genome shotgun sequence genome includes the window CACTGTTTAAAGATTAATAATGCCAAAGGTTTAAACATGTTGTAGTTGCTTGCATCTACATACCACAAAAGAAGAACCTAAATGTGAAAAGATGGGTTTTATTTCCAAAGAAAATAGCAACTCAGGAAAGACATTGCAAAACACAATGTAGCTAAACAGACAAGCAGTAACTGGGGAAGACATTAAGAGATACAATATAAACAGACATCTTCACCAGTGTCATGCTTacatggagaggaaaaataattttCATCTAAAGGTGATGATACATGCCAATCCTGTGATAATGTGTGAAGTATTTAGCTCATTTTACCACATTTTTTTGCTCGCTGCTTGAAGATGGTACCTAAAAATGTCTCTAACATTTTATTAATTGGTTTGATACCACACAAATGAtaaagagattttttttccagtatacCAACTTTTTGTGTGACATTAAGTTAGGTGGCAAATCTAGTAGTTTCTCTAGACTATTTCAATGCACCAGTTCAACATTCATAGATTTAATCATTCACAGATTAGCACCAAAAGGAAGATGTATGAAGAGCCAATATTTCTTCTATCAAACATCAAATAAGTTGCCTTTCTTTTACTGAACATGAAATCAAAATCAATAATTTAATTTACCTGGGATCCTGCTGGTTTCCAGAACCTCGACCATAGAGTGGAATCACCTTGTCTCTGGAGATGGCTGCCTTGCAAACAGGACAGGTTTGGTTGTTCGGTCGTGTCTCCAACCATTGGTGCAAGCAAGGCCAgctaagagaggaaaaatgttagGTAGAAAAAAGAAGTTTGTTATGTAATAACAACATCTtctaagatgaaaataaataaataaatatatgaagatCATACTAGAATTATGCAAACATGATGTATATGCAGATGAACTAATGAATAAGGCAACTCGTTACCAGAAAAGGTGTCCACACATTGAGATAACAGCATCCTTGGCTGTATCGAGGCAGATATTACATTCAAAGTTGGAATTATCTGGGACCtcatcctcgcctccctcagcaCCTCCTGATGCATTATTGCTGCTCTCACTGtggctgctgttgctacttgGTCCAGCTGCTGCCATGCTGTGGATTTTTTCTGTAACTCACACAAAGAGTTTGGGGGACTGCTTTACTCAtcaaaaatctgaaaaataaacatattttTCACAATACACATAAATTTCAACATCTACATTAATACTCCAATGAAATCCAAGTCACTTCAAATTTCATTAAATTGCTCTTTGATGACAAaaataatctttcttttcttgtcaatGATACATTTATAATCATTGGTAACCATGAACAAATTTTGTATGCTAGCATTATGAGAGATTACTTCCTGGCCTTTCTATGATCTTAATACCCATGGCTGATATACAACAgtaatttcttatatttttctgatCCCAACACTTTCTGTAAGTTTCTGAAATGTTATTACCatccaaaaaataaaataaacaaataaaggaagaaaataactcaCATTTGACTTTTATTAGTGTAAATGCTTTATGTAGCATTACTCTTTATTACTTAAACTAATGACTCCTGGTTTTGAAATGATGTTCTAACAGTGAAAAACTACCACATCAATTGTTTTCTGCAAACTTATTAGAACGTTACGAGAATCACTTTATATATCAGAAGAATGTACTACTATactaatgtaaaaagaaaaaaaaatattttgaataaaagattcttgaaaaaaaaaaaaagtttcactcCAAACATTTGTGCTTTAAAGTATGCAATCAATTAGATTCTCAGAATATATCAAATGCTTGGCATGTAGTTCTAAGTATAAATATTAATCTCAAAATTCTTCTTgggaaataaataatgaggTCAAGAAAGTCATGTTTTCTGAACCAGGGGAAAAATGCAGCAAACAGAAGCTAATATTGACCTTTTTAGCTAAAAAGCAAATACATTTTTTGGTCTGTGGTGCAGCTGTACCTATCtatatacagtcaactctcAATTAATGCGTTTGAATAACACAATTTCAATCTAACGGGACTTGATATTTAAGGATATAGGGGAGACTGGGTAAGTTGAGCATAGGGGTAAGTTGATTGTTGCTATGAAACTGTTGAGAAAGACGAGCATGTGACCAAAAATTCAGTAAGAAGGCATCATTTCGTGGAGTCTGTGAATGTGAGAACCACATGGATAAAGTGGTTAGACATGAATgtctaaaaaaaacatatttcactcaataaaaATCATTTAGTCTATTCTATTACAATTTTCATGAGGATTGTGTTTAGATCAAACTTGATATTTGattttgattttatacatcaaTGTTGGTATCTATGAGCAACAAAACAAGCTAGCTAACCAAGCATACATGTGTAGGAATATTAATTAGATAGTAAAGTAGGGAAACACTTAACACTATACTAATACGCATATTCTACACTCTCATACATCTGGCAGCCACACCTACCCACAATCCTCAGAAGGTTTGCACCCAGACCGaggggaggacacacacacaccgagttaGCCAGGATTGTTTTGTCTCCTGTAGCTGGTTAAAGAACAATACACGTGTTGACTGTCTCCTGGACTTTACTTCAAGCCCTGTACTGACAGCTCCACTAACACACGCATATTTTATATAGGGCTCTGTGAGATCCCATCTGCATGGCCAAGAACATGGCGCAGTGAACAGCCCACAACATGGCACAGCGAGTATAGCCGGCGTATGATAAGTGCTTTCTCagtgttttgtctctcttttcgtcTTAGTCTGTGGTGTGTTACGTGCCCGTGGTATAGTGCAGTGCTACTGTGTTTCCTGTGCAGTGATTACAGTGtctagtgcagtgtggtggcaTTTTTTTCCAGTGCCAGGAAGGGTTTCTGATGCTATCAGGAATACCATTGTCCCCCTTTGCACTGAGAAAATGGAGCTACAGTCATATGTGCCCCCACCTGCGAGACATGTCGGGACACTGCCGAGTGGAGCGTGACGAGCAAGGGGAGTTAAccacttcccaccaccactgcttcccCTCAAGGTGGGAGTGTTGCCTCATGTGATTCCACCACAGATTTTGCACAACTACGCACTCCCCAAGGCACACTGCCTCACCTGTGGTCGTATATGTGCCTTTGGTTATGCTACTATTGCAACAGTGAGGGTTCAAGGAGTTGGTGACGCAAACACGCATGCCAAGGGCGTGAAAACCACAACAAATTCAGCAACAGGCAACCATGGCAGAATCTCCTCACCCTGATGTACTTCAAGTACTGCAAATCATGGAGGACAACTGTCACCAGGAGGCAGCTGAGCAACGTCAAGAGGAAGAACAATGCCGACGTGAGGAGGAACATAGGAGGCAGGAAGATGAATGGCGAGAATcacaatggagagagaaattccAGCAGCTATTGGCAACTGTCGCACAGCAGTCGTGCCTCACCACCCAACCTGCTGCAGCGtcccccacctccacctcacccTCTCCATCTCCACAGCCGTTCCCAGCTGGGATGCTACACCCTACAAATACAAAGGCAGTCATCCATCCCCCATCCCCGTTTCAGTCTGATGTTACCTTCCCAGGCTACAAGGCGTGGAGGAGACAATGGAAGGACTACGCCACATTCACTGACCTTGCAAATCTTGACATTCCCAAACAACACATTTAGTTACGCATGTGCCTGACACCTGAGGTGCTGCACATTCTGCAGTACTGCTTACGTGTGACTCCAGACGACACGCGGCCAATTGAACAGGTGTTAGATGTGCTTGAACAACACGTCAAGGCCCAAACAAATGAGGCTCTATGACGCAAACAACAGG containing:
- the LOC123500132 gene encoding E3 ubiquitin-protein ligase RNF185-like isoform X1 translates to MAAAGPSSNSSHSESSNNASGGAEGGEDEVPDNSNFECNICLDTAKDAVISMCGHLFCWPCLHQWLETRPNNQTCPVCKAAISRDKVIPLYGRGSGNQQDPRDKLPPRPPGQRTEPEPQNSFMPGFGFGDGGGFQFHFGIGAFPFGIFTTFNNWGGGAAVPPAPGTQQYQEERFLSQVLMAMALLFLFWLILV
- the LOC123500132 gene encoding E3 ubiquitin-protein ligase RNF185-like isoform X2, translating into MAAAGPSSNSSHSESSNNASGGAEGGEDEVPDNSNFECNICLDTAKDAVISMCGHLFCWPCLHQWLETRPNNQTCPVCKAAISRDKVIPLYGRGSGNQQDPRDKLPPRPPGQRTEPEPQNSFMPGFGFGDGGGFQFHFGIGAFPFGIFTTFNNWGGGAAVPPEMERELPQLLQYILLIMAFFFYWNLFFG
- the LOC123500132 gene encoding E3 ubiquitin-protein ligase RNF185-like isoform X4, translated to MAAAGPSSNSSHSESSNNASGGAEGGEDEVPDNSNFECNICLDTAKDAVISMCGHLFCWPCLHQWLETRPNNQTCPVCKAAISRDKVIPLYGRGSGNQQDPRDKLPPRPPGQRTEPEPQNSFMPGFGFGDGGGFQFHFGIGAFPFGIFTTFNNWGGGAAVPPALEGRISRW
- the LOC123500132 gene encoding E3 ubiquitin-protein ligase RNF185-like isoform X5, whose amino-acid sequence is MAAAGPSSNSSHSESSNNASGGAEGGEDEVPDNSNFECNICLDTAKDAVISMCGHLFCWPCLHQWLETRPNNQTCPVCKAAISRDKVIPLYGRGSGNQQDPRDKLPPRPPGQRTEPEPQNSFMPGFGFGDGGGFQFHFGIGAFPFGIFTTFNNWGGGAAVPPAFT
- the LOC123500132 gene encoding E3 ubiquitin-protein ligase RNF185-like isoform X3, giving the protein MAAAGPSSNSSHSESSNNASGGAEGGEDEVPDNSNFECNICLDTAKDAVISMCGHLFCWPCLHQWLETRPNNQTCPVCKAAISRDKVIPLYGRGSGNQQDPRDKLPPRPPGQRTEPEPQNSFMPGFGFGDGGGFQFHFGIGAFPFGIFTTFNNWGGGAAVPPALPMMRFWLYPLHHGPQGGGYHTGP